In the Longimicrobium terrae genome, one interval contains:
- a CDS encoding GDP-L-fucose synthase family protein codes for MTPESSQAAVSAAHPAGAPYERQATPEFWRGRRVVVTGGGGFLGSHVVDRLRALHADVFVPRRAEFDLTTDEAVRRLYETARPEMVIHLAAEVGGIGANRENPGRFFYANAIMGILMIEEARRTGVQKFVQMGTICAYPKITPVPFREENLWEGYPEETNAPYGVAKKALLVQLQAYRQQYGMNGIYLLPVNLYGPRDNFDERSSHVIPALIRRMLEARDGGAPEVRMWGTGNASREFLYVDECARAVVLASEHYDGAEPVNLGVGEEITIRDLAAQIAESVGYQGRLAYDPTQPDGQPRRSLDTSRARELFGFEAHMPFREGLRRTVEWYAGQRAV; via the coding sequence ATGACCCCCGAATCATCCCAGGCAGCCGTTTCCGCGGCCCACCCGGCCGGCGCGCCGTACGAGCGCCAGGCCACGCCGGAGTTCTGGCGCGGGCGGCGGGTGGTGGTCACCGGCGGCGGCGGCTTTCTGGGCTCGCACGTGGTGGACCGGCTGCGCGCGCTGCACGCGGACGTGTTCGTCCCCCGCCGCGCCGAGTTCGACCTGACCACCGACGAAGCGGTGCGGCGGCTGTACGAGACCGCGCGCCCGGAGATGGTCATCCATCTGGCCGCGGAAGTGGGCGGCATCGGCGCCAACCGCGAAAACCCGGGCCGCTTCTTCTACGCCAACGCGATCATGGGCATTCTCATGATCGAAGAAGCGCGGCGCACGGGCGTGCAGAAGTTCGTGCAGATGGGAACGATCTGCGCCTATCCCAAGATCACGCCCGTGCCGTTTCGCGAAGAGAACCTGTGGGAGGGGTATCCGGAGGAAACCAACGCGCCGTACGGGGTGGCCAAGAAGGCGCTCCTCGTTCAGCTGCAGGCGTACCGGCAGCAGTACGGGATGAACGGCATCTACCTGCTGCCGGTGAACCTGTACGGCCCGCGCGACAACTTTGACGAGCGCAGCAGCCACGTGATTCCCGCGCTCATCCGGCGCATGCTGGAGGCGCGGGACGGCGGCGCGCCGGAGGTGCGGATGTGGGGCACGGGCAACGCGTCGCGCGAGTTTCTGTACGTGGACGAATGCGCGCGCGCCGTCGTGTTGGCGTCGGAGCACTATGACGGTGCCGAGCCGGTGAACCTGGGTGTGGGCGAAGAGATCACCATCCGCGACCTGGCCGCGCAGATCGCCGAGTCTGTGGGCTACCAGGGGCGCTTGGCGTACGATCCCACGCAGCCGGACGGGCAGCCGCGCCGCTCGCTGGACACCAGCCGCGCGCGCGAGCTCTTCGGCTTTGAGGCGCACATGCCGTTTCGCGAGGGGCTGCGGCGTACGGTGGAGTGGTACGCGGGGCAGCGCGCGGTCTGA
- a CDS encoding MFS transporter translates to MSPPSSTLAPDADPRRWRALVLLAMAELLGMSLWFSASAVSPRLQALWQLSDSQAGWLTGAVQLGFVAGTAIAALLNLADLIPSRVYFAVSALLAAAANAALTLADGYGQAVALRFATGMLLAGVYPPAMKMVSTWFRSARGLAIGTVVGALTVGKATPYLLRAFPSLDWRQVVLAASAGAVVSALLVAATYRDGPYPFARRRFSWGLLRDVARNRPARLAIAGYLGHMWELYAMWTFISLFFVDVFAAHGHGGAEARAGLMGFAVIAAGGMGSVLAGAWADRLGRARVTIWAMAASGACALAIGWMMRAPVWLVVAVALLWGFAVVADSAQFSAIVTEVAPEHAVGTALTLQTALGFLLTSVSIAAVPHLRAAGGWPLAFGLLAAGPALGIIAMRMLPSAAPR, encoded by the coding sequence TTGTCCCCTCCCTCCTCCACGCTGGCGCCTGACGCCGATCCGCGCCGCTGGCGCGCGCTGGTTCTGCTCGCGATGGCGGAACTGCTGGGGATGTCGCTGTGGTTCAGCGCGAGCGCCGTGTCGCCGCGGCTGCAGGCGCTCTGGCAGCTGAGCGATTCGCAGGCGGGGTGGCTCACCGGCGCGGTGCAGCTGGGCTTCGTGGCGGGCACGGCCATCGCCGCGCTGCTGAACCTGGCGGACCTCATCCCCAGCCGCGTCTACTTCGCCGTTTCCGCGCTGCTGGCGGCGGCGGCCAACGCGGCGCTCACCCTTGCCGACGGATACGGGCAGGCGGTGGCGCTCCGCTTCGCCACGGGAATGCTGCTGGCCGGCGTGTATCCCCCGGCGATGAAGATGGTGTCCACCTGGTTCCGCTCGGCCCGCGGGCTGGCCATCGGCACCGTGGTGGGCGCACTGACGGTGGGCAAGGCGACGCCGTACCTGCTGCGCGCCTTTCCGTCGCTGGACTGGCGGCAGGTGGTGCTGGCCGCGTCCGCGGGGGCCGTCGTCTCGGCGCTGCTGGTGGCGGCGACGTACCGCGACGGGCCGTATCCGTTCGCGCGGCGGCGGTTTTCGTGGGGGCTGCTGCGCGACGTGGCGCGCAACCGGCCGGCGCGGCTGGCCATTGCGGGCTATCTGGGCCACATGTGGGAGCTGTACGCCATGTGGACGTTCATCAGCCTGTTCTTTGTGGATGTGTTCGCGGCGCACGGGCACGGCGGGGCGGAGGCGCGGGCGGGGTTGATGGGATTCGCGGTGATCGCGGCGGGCGGGATGGGCTCGGTGCTCGCGGGTGCCTGGGCGGACCGGCTGGGGCGCGCCCGCGTGACCATCTGGGCGATGGCGGCCAGCGGCGCCTGCGCCCTCGCGATCGGGTGGATGATGCGCGCGCCGGTGTGGCTGGTGGTGGCCGTGGCGCTGTTGTGGGGCTTCGCGGTCGTGGCGGATAGTGCGCAGTTCAGCGCCATCGTGACGGAGGTGGCGCCGGAGCACGCCGTGGGCACCGCGCTGACGCTGCAGACCGCGCTGGGTTTTCTTCTGACCTCCGTTTCCATCGCCGCCGTGCCGCACCTGCGCGCGGCGGGGGGATGGCCGCTCGCGTTCGGCCTGCTGGCCGCCGGACCCGCGCTGGGCATCATCGCCATGCGCATGCTGCCCTCCGCCGCACCCCGCTGA
- a CDS encoding M28 family peptidase, translating into MRKSVRWGAPLALALAAGCAPAGMQAGAAGAGTGEAAISGDMLLRDIRELSSDRFQGRAVGTAGEDSTIAYLSRRFREIGLAPGMPDGSYVQQVPLIGTTSRLEARAAVNGTTMELRQLEDIVAWSQRPDSLVSVNAAEMVFVGYGVVAPELGWDDFKGVDVRGKTVVMLIGDPPVPDPADTTRLDPSVFRGPAMTYYGRWTYKYETAAERGAAAVLLVHQTGPAGYPWSTIQSNVRERFDVAGAPAHVPVEGWIQLETARRIFAAGGHDFAALERTARTRGFRPVPLGGTATFRARNAVRRINSRNVVGRLPGSDPSVADEAVLFSAHWDSFGLGRVINGDSIYNGALDDASGVAWLISTGQAYRSLPTAPRRTLVFVAFTAEEQGLLGARYYAQHPVVPLAKTLADINMDAMNPWGRTRSLVSLGYGQSSLETLLATEAARDSRRVVPDPEPEKGYFYRADHLELARGGVPSLSFLFPGTDYLNQPADYAERVRGAYIRDDYHKPTDEVKADWDMAGIVDDTRLTYRVGLAVANGAEWPTWSTGSEFRAKREQSLGGGSR; encoded by the coding sequence ATGCGCAAGAGCGTACGATGGGGAGCCCCGCTGGCACTGGCGCTGGCGGCCGGCTGCGCGCCCGCGGGAATGCAGGCCGGCGCGGCGGGCGCGGGCACGGGCGAGGCGGCCATCAGCGGCGACATGCTGCTGCGCGACATCCGCGAGCTGTCCTCGGACCGCTTCCAGGGACGCGCGGTGGGCACGGCGGGCGAGGACAGCACGATCGCGTACCTCAGCCGCCGCTTCCGCGAAATCGGCCTGGCGCCGGGGATGCCGGACGGCTCGTACGTGCAGCAGGTGCCGCTCATCGGCACCACGTCGCGGCTGGAGGCCCGCGCCGCCGTCAACGGCACCACGATGGAGTTGCGGCAGCTGGAAGACATCGTCGCGTGGTCGCAGCGCCCCGATTCGCTGGTTTCCGTCAATGCCGCGGAGATGGTGTTCGTGGGATACGGCGTGGTGGCGCCCGAGCTGGGATGGGACGACTTCAAGGGCGTAGACGTGCGCGGCAAGACGGTGGTGATGCTCATCGGCGACCCGCCCGTCCCCGACCCGGCAGACACCACGCGCCTGGATCCCAGCGTCTTTCGCGGCCCGGCGATGACGTATTACGGACGGTGGACGTACAAGTACGAGACGGCGGCGGAGCGCGGCGCGGCGGCGGTGCTGCTGGTTCACCAGACCGGGCCGGCGGGCTACCCGTGGTCCACCATCCAGAGCAACGTGCGCGAGCGCTTTGACGTGGCCGGCGCGCCCGCGCACGTGCCGGTGGAGGGATGGATTCAACTGGAGACCGCGCGCCGCATCTTTGCCGCGGGCGGCCACGACTTCGCCGCGCTGGAGCGGACGGCGCGGACGCGCGGCTTCCGCCCGGTGCCGCTGGGCGGGACGGCGACGTTCCGTGCCCGCAACGCCGTCCGTCGGATCAACTCGCGCAACGTGGTGGGCCGGCTGCCGGGGAGCGATCCGTCCGTGGCGGATGAAGCGGTGCTGTTTTCCGCGCACTGGGACAGCTTCGGGCTCGGCCGCGTGATCAACGGCGACAGCATCTACAACGGCGCGCTGGATGATGCGTCCGGCGTGGCGTGGCTGATTTCCACCGGGCAGGCGTATCGCTCGCTTCCCACGGCGCCGCGCCGGACGCTCGTCTTCGTGGCGTTCACGGCGGAAGAGCAGGGACTGCTGGGCGCCCGCTACTACGCGCAGCATCCCGTGGTCCCGCTGGCGAAGACGCTGGCGGACATCAACATGGACGCCATGAACCCGTGGGGGCGCACCCGGTCGCTGGTGAGCCTGGGCTACGGGCAGAGCTCGCTGGAAACGCTGCTGGCCACGGAAGCCGCGCGCGACAGCCGCCGCGTGGTGCCTGATCCGGAGCCGGAGAAGGGATACTTCTATCGCGCGGACCACCTGGAACTGGCGCGGGGCGGCGTTCCGTCGCTCTCCTTCCTGTTTCCGGGGACGGACTACCTGAACCAGCCAGCGGACTACGCCGAGCGGGTGCGCGGCGCCTACATCCGCGACGACTACCACAAGCCGACGGACGAGGTGAAGGCCGACTGGGACATGGCCGGCATCGTGGACGACACGCGCCTCACCTACCGCGTGGGGCTGGCGGTGGCGAACGGCGCGGAGTGGCCCACGTGGAGCACCGGCTCGGAGTTCCGCGCCAAGCGCGAGCAGTCGCTGGGCGGCGGGTCTCGGTAA
- a CDS encoding redoxin domain-containing protein, giving the protein MSLQQGDRAPDVTLVSSELSPLSLSAEWAKGTVVLLFFPLAFTSTCTEEMCAMRDDIGSYSGLNARVIATSVDSPFVLDRFKKDLGADYQFASDFNREAARAFGVLREAPLGPGLLNASDRAAFVINQDGTIRYAWHSTNPSLLPPFDEIKQALAQN; this is encoded by the coding sequence ATGTCGCTACAGCAGGGAGACCGGGCCCCGGACGTGACGCTGGTGTCCAGCGAGCTGTCGCCGCTTTCGCTTTCCGCCGAGTGGGCCAAGGGCACCGTGGTGCTGCTGTTCTTTCCGCTGGCGTTCACCAGCACGTGCACGGAAGAGATGTGCGCCATGCGTGACGACATCGGCTCGTACAGCGGGCTCAACGCGCGCGTGATCGCCACCAGCGTCGACAGCCCGTTCGTGCTGGACCGCTTCAAGAAGGATCTGGGCGCCGACTACCAGTTCGCCTCGGACTTCAACCGAGAGGCGGCCCGGGCGTTCGGGGTGCTGCGCGAGGCGCCGCTGGGGCCGGGGCTGCTGAACGCGTCGGACCGCGCGGCGTTCGTCATCAACCAGGACGGAACGATCCGTTACGCTTGGCACAGCACCAACCCCAGCCTGCTCCCCCCGTTCGACGAGATCAAGCAGGCGCTCGCGCAGAACTGA
- a CDS encoding response regulator: MSAAQTRATVVIIEDNLDNRMIYRTILEHYGYEVLEAGDGQSGVQLVRDTLPDVVLMDISIPIIDGHQATRMLKADPVTASIPVMALTAHAMAEDRQRAAEAGCDAYLAKPAEPKQVLAEVQRLIAEREARTAAI; this comes from the coding sequence ATGTCCGCAGCGCAGACGCGCGCTACCGTCGTCATCATCGAAGACAACCTGGACAACAGGATGATCTATCGTACCATCCTGGAGCACTACGGGTACGAGGTCCTGGAAGCCGGCGATGGACAGTCCGGCGTGCAGCTGGTGCGCGACACGCTTCCCGACGTGGTGCTGATGGACATCTCCATCCCCATCATCGACGGGCACCAGGCCACGCGCATGCTCAAGGCGGACCCTGTGACCGCGTCCATCCCCGTGATGGCGCTGACCGCGCACGCCATGGCCGAAGACCGCCAGCGCGCGGCCGAGGCCGGGTGCGACGCGTACCTGGCCAAGCCCGCCGAGCCCAAGCAGGTGCTGGCCGAGGTGCAGCGCCTGATCGCCGAACGCGAGGCCCGCACCGCCGCCATCTGA
- a CDS encoding type IV pilus twitching motility protein PilT, which yields MEQIIRGAVDRGASDIHIRGGDVIRARIGGKLLPLTKQKLSPEQARAFVLTIIAPSLRERVDVIQDHDCSWGINGVGRFRVNVMRQRGSFVIVLRVIPYKIPTLDELGLPPVAKKIALAERGLVLVTGVTGSGKSSTMAGMIQHQNQHEHRHIVTLEDPIEFLHSDNLCAISQREIGSDTDSFHRGLRAALRQDPDVIQIGEMRDSETIDIALKAAETGHLVISTVHTKDATNTVARLISAFPPEEQETVRYRLADALHAVVSQRLLARKDRKGRALAAEVMVMTSTIRDCVIDPDKTSEIRDHIAAGRDTYGMQTFDQHLADLVASGAVDFGVARAAATNPGDFDLKARLGESAAPSGGSGAMDGFMAGGTF from the coding sequence ATGGAACAGATCATCCGGGGCGCCGTGGACCGCGGCGCCAGCGACATCCACATCCGCGGCGGCGACGTGATCCGCGCCCGTATCGGCGGCAAGCTGCTTCCGCTCACCAAGCAGAAGCTGTCACCGGAGCAGGCGCGCGCCTTCGTGCTCACCATCATCGCGCCCAGCCTGCGCGAGCGCGTGGACGTCATTCAGGACCACGACTGCTCGTGGGGCATCAACGGAGTGGGGCGCTTTCGCGTGAACGTCATGCGGCAGCGCGGCAGCTTCGTCATCGTCCTGCGCGTGATTCCGTACAAGATCCCCACCCTGGACGAACTCGGCCTGCCGCCCGTGGCGAAGAAGATCGCGCTTGCCGAGCGGGGGCTGGTGCTGGTGACGGGGGTGACGGGAAGTGGAAAGAGCAGCACCATGGCGGGGATGATCCAGCACCAGAACCAGCACGAGCACCGCCACATCGTCACGCTGGAGGACCCCATCGAGTTTCTGCACAGCGACAACCTGTGCGCCATCAGCCAGCGCGAGATAGGCTCCGACACCGACAGCTTTCACCGCGGGCTGCGGGCGGCGCTGCGGCAGGACCCGGACGTCATCCAGATCGGCGAGATGCGCGATTCGGAAACGATCGACATCGCGCTCAAGGCGGCGGAAACCGGGCACCTGGTCATCAGCACGGTGCATACGAAAGACGCCACCAACACGGTTGCGCGTCTGATCTCCGCCTTTCCGCCGGAAGAGCAGGAGACGGTGCGCTATCGTCTGGCGGATGCGCTGCATGCGGTGGTCTCGCAGCGGCTGCTGGCCCGCAAGGACCGCAAGGGACGCGCGCTGGCGGCGGAGGTGATGGTAATGACCAGCACCATCCGCGACTGCGTCATCGATCCCGACAAGACGTCGGAGATCCGCGACCACATCGCCGCGGGGCGGGATACGTACGGGATGCAGACGTTTGACCAGCACCTGGCGGACCTGGTGGCGTCTGGCGCGGTGGACTTCGGCGTGGCGCGCGCGGCGGCCACCAACCCGGGCGACTTCGACCTCAAGGCGCGCCTCGGTGAGTCCGCGGCTCCATCCGGCGGATCAGGGGCGATGGACGGCTTCATGGCCGGCGGCACGTTCTGA